A genomic region of Diceros bicornis minor isolate mBicDic1 chromosome 39, mDicBic1.mat.cur, whole genome shotgun sequence contains the following coding sequences:
- the TAGAP gene encoding T-cell activation Rho GTPase-activating protein yields MKLIGSCNVSKTLNANNMETLIECQSEGDIKEHPLLVSCESEDSICHLIEIKKSKKVLFWPFHMRRLSPSSDFSGASEPELKASLFDQPLSIICSDDDTLPRPIQDILTILCLKGPSTEGIFRKAANEKARKELKEELNSGGMVDLKSLPVHLLAVVLKDFLRSIPLKLLSCDLFEEWMGALEKQNEEDRIEALKQVAEKLPRPNLLLLKHLVSVLYLISKNAEVNKMDASNLAICVGPNMLAREDDQNLSFEAQKDLNNKVKALVEFLIDNCFEIFGENIPVHSSIASDDSLEHTDSSDMSTLQNDSAYDSNDPDVESNSAINSPSRQPQVPSETAAGLEPRGPEHTWELGREPIVSTVARLKSSLSQPDRRYSEPNMSSSRECESRKTTQKLTRSEDDFTMAQAGSHFESEESEDPFPEEVFPAVEGKKQRPQDLKLKNWTQGLVLPWGLVPKAFSSGSLDASSDSSPIASPSSLQRNFFTRHQSFTKTDKSKPSREIKKHSMSFSFASHKKVLTKPPSFGSGKSKGLPRNHVKKDLKKESQLAGRIIQEDLSEIHSQTTLDFSSRSYTLSVEDVFQLVDQRSPGSPPSYEEAIRCQALELTAYGSQTVGSMRARMLSQDTGLPPLLPLHHGGDSRNIRSPEPLDGHRTESWKQSRTVCTSVETVGQVTVPRRPQLHRLRTVSESKQKTKWDYLVRRCSQPVFEADQLQYARESYI; encoded by the exons ATGAAGTTGATAGGCAGCTGCAATGTT tCAAAAACACTAAATGCCAATAATATGGAGACATTAATTGAATGTCAATCAGAG ggtGATATCAAGGAACATCCTCTGTTGGTATCATGTGAGAGTGAAGATAGTATTTGCCACCTAATTG AAATTAAGAAGAGCAAGAAGGTGCTGTTCTGGCCCTTTCACATGAGAAGGCTTTCTCCTTCATCAGATTTTTCTGGGGCTTCAGAGCCAGAGTTGAAAGCGTCACTATTTGATCAGCCCTTGTCAATTATATGCAGCGATGATGACACGCTCCCCAGACCCATTCAG GATATTCTTACTATCCTATGCCTTAAAGGCCCTTCCACTGAAGGGATATTCAGGAAAGCAGCCAACGAGAAGGCCCGTAAAGAGCTTAAGGAGGAGCTCAACTCAGGAGGCATGGTGGATCTGAAGAGTCTCCCTGTGCACCTCCTGGCAGTGGTCTTGAAG GACTTTCTCCGGAGTATCCCACTGAAGCTGCTTTCATGTGACCTGTTTGAGGAGTGGATGGGTGCCCTGGAGAAGCAGAATGAGGAGGACAGGATCGAGGCCCTGAAACA GGTTGCAGAAAAGCTCCCCCGGCCCAACCTCCTGCTGCTCAAGCACCTGGTGTCCGTGCTCTACCTGATCAGCAAGAACGCCGAGGTCAACAAGATGGATGCCAGCAACCTAGCTATCTGCGTCGGACCCAACATGCTGGCCCGCGAGGACGACCAAAACCTGTCATTCGAAGCCcagaaagacttgaacaacaag GTTAAGGCATTGGTGGAATTCCTCATCGATAACTGCTTCGAAATATTTGGGGAGAACATTCCGGTACATTCCAGCATCGCTTCTGATGACTCCCTGGAACACACTGACAGTTCAG ACATGTCGACCCTGCAGAATGACTCAGCCTATGACAGCAACGATCCTGATGTGGAATCCAACAGTGCCATCAACTCTCCAAGCAGGCAGCCCCAGGTGCCCTCGGAGACGGCCGCTGGCTTGGAGCCCAGAGGCCCGGAGCACACTTGGGAGCTAGGCCGGGAGCCCATTGTTAGCACTGTAGCCAGGCTGAAAAGTTCTCTGAGTCAACCAGACAGGAGGTACTCAGAACCCAACATGTCATCCTCACGCGAGTGCGAGAgccggaaaacaacccaaaaacTGACGCGAAGTGAGGATGACTTCACCATGGCCCAGGCAGGCTCTCATTTTGAAAGTGAGGAAAGTGAGGACCCATTTCCGGAGGAGGTGTTCCCTGCAGTTGAAGGCAAAAAACAGAGGCCACAGGACCTGAAGCTGAAGAACTGGACTCAGGGTCTGGTGTTACCGTGGGGACTGGTCCCCAAAGCCTTCTCCAGTGGCTCTCTGGATGCTTCCTCTGACAGCTCCCCCATCGCTTCCCCTTCCAGTCTCCAAAGAAATTTCTTTACCAGACATCAGTCTTTCACCAAGACTGACAAAAGTAAGCCCagcagagaaattaaaaaacactCCATGTCATTCTCCTTTGCCTCTCACAAAAAAGTGCTGACCAAACCCCCCAGCTTTGGGTCTGGGAAATCCAAAGGCCTTCCCAGAAACCACGTAAAGAAAGATTTGAAGAAAGAAAGCCAACTTGCTGGCCGAATCATCCAGGAAGACTTGTCTGAAATCCACAGCCAAACTACTCTAGACTTTAGTTCCAGATCCTACACCCTCTCCGTGGAGGATGTGTTCCAACTAGTTGACCAGAGAAGCCCTGGAAGTCCGCCATCTTACGAAGAGGCCATTCGGTGCCAGGCATTGGAACTCACGGCCTATGGGAGCCAAACAGTTGGCAGCATGAGGGCCAGGATGCTCAGCCAGGACACCGGACTACCCCCTCTTCTGCCTCTTCACCATGGGGGGGATTCCAGAAATATACGCAGTCCAGAGCCGCTTGATGGGCACAGGACTGAGAGTTGGAAACAGAGCAGGACTGTCTGTACTTCTGTGGAAACAGTAGGGCAAGTGACTGTCCCAAGGAGGCCTCAGCTGCACCGGCTAAGAACCGTGTCCGAGTCAAAACAGAAGACCAAGTGGGACTACCTGGTGCGGCGATGTAGTCAGCCGGTCTTTGAGGCTGACCAGCTCCAGTATGCTAGAGAATCCTACATTTAG